A single Syngnathoides biaculeatus isolate LvHL_M chromosome 18, ASM1980259v1, whole genome shotgun sequence DNA region contains:
- the slbp2 gene encoding stem-loop binding protein 2 isoform X2, with protein MSRSGGESGAQSPLLSSSFCFSPRSCVCAKGWSTAMLNGLPDPFVAASAGCSTPEPWLLPGCSSVFEKLVSNVSPIPMSPTEIGLRGGERSATTKPRRTSILERCILKVSTSSIAVGTEDLDKRSSLPRCFPRIPDPNSAETNAAVLKRRQKQILYGKTTSGYQNYLEQVPKHLRDPKLHPSTPNKYRKYSRRSWDMQVRLWRRALHQWDPPSDAPSDACDLTPDPVEQLENQLAKMTSDLCDDGEKQRENESPAAPKASSVSPLSADMSPELPDAWNVPLSPDPERRRRPLRSPPGLSCSFRIQLTDNNMADWLHLQLEDEHTGDFSAGDQQVPMFSDQYLWNPY; from the exons ATGTCACGCAGCGGAGGGGAAAGTGGAGCCCAGAGCCCGCTGCTCTCCTCCAG TTTCTGTTTCAGCCCACGGTCATGCGTCTGTGCGAAGGGCTGGTCGACGGCCATGTTGAACGGCCTCCCCGATCCGTTCGTGGCCGCTTCCGCCGGGTGCTCCACCCCAGAGCCTTGGCTTCTACCTGGCTGCAGCTCTGTTTTCGAGAAACTGGTCAG TAACGTTTCTCCGATCCCGATGTCGCCGACGGAAATCGGCCTGCGAGGAGGGGAGAGATCTGCCACTACTAAACCACGCAG gACATCAATCTTGGAGCGTTGCATCCTTAAAGTGTCCACCAGCAGCATCGCTGTGGGAACCGAAGATCTGGACAAAAG GTCTTCGCTGCCTCGCTGCTTCCCTCGCATACCAGACCCGAACAGCGCCGAGACCAACGCCGCGGTTCTCAAGCGCAGACAGAAGCAGATCCTGTACGGAAAGACCACGAGTGGCTACCAGAACTACCTGGAACAAGTCCCAAA ACACCTGAGAGACCCGAAGCTCCACCCATCCACCCCCAACAAGTACAGGAAGTACAGCAGGCGCTCCTGGGACATGCAAGTCCGCCTGTGGCGACGAGCGCTGCACCAGTGGGACCCGCCCAGCGACGCCCCGTCGGATGCCTGCGACCTCACTCCTGACCCCGTGGAGCAACT tgagaACCAGCTGGCAAAGATGACCTCTGACTTGTGTGACGATGGAGAGAAGCAGAGAGAGAATGAGAGCCCGGCGGCCCCGAAGGCCTCCTCTGTGTCCCCCCTGTCGGCTGACATGTCGCCGGAGCTACCGGACGCCTGGAACGTTCCGCTGTCACCG GATCCCGAGAGGAGACGCAGACCCCTTCGCTCTCCCCCTGGCCTCAGCTGCTCCTTCAGGATTCAGCTGACTGACAACAACATGGCTGACTGGCTCCACCTCCAGCTGGAAGATGAGCATACAGGGG ATTTCAGCGCCGGCGATCAACAGGTCCCGATGTTTTCGGACCAGTACCTATGGAATCCCTACTGA
- the slbp2 gene encoding stem-loop binding protein 2 isoform X1, with protein sequence MSRSGGESGAQSPLLSSSFCFSPRSCVCAKGWSTAMLNGLPDPFVAASAGCSTPEPWLLPGCSSVFEKLVSNVSPIPMSPTEIGLRGGERSATTKPRRTSILERCILKVSTSSIAVGTEDLDKSRSSLPRCFPRIPDPNSAETNAAVLKRRQKQILYGKTTSGYQNYLEQVPKHLRDPKLHPSTPNKYRKYSRRSWDMQVRLWRRALHQWDPPSDAPSDACDLTPDPVEQLENQLAKMTSDLCDDGEKQRENESPAAPKASSVSPLSADMSPELPDAWNVPLSPDPERRRRPLRSPPGLSCSFRIQLTDNNMADWLHLQLEDEHTGDFSAGDQQVPMFSDQYLWNPY encoded by the exons ATGTCACGCAGCGGAGGGGAAAGTGGAGCCCAGAGCCCGCTGCTCTCCTCCAG TTTCTGTTTCAGCCCACGGTCATGCGTCTGTGCGAAGGGCTGGTCGACGGCCATGTTGAACGGCCTCCCCGATCCGTTCGTGGCCGCTTCCGCCGGGTGCTCCACCCCAGAGCCTTGGCTTCTACCTGGCTGCAGCTCTGTTTTCGAGAAACTGGTCAG TAACGTTTCTCCGATCCCGATGTCGCCGACGGAAATCGGCCTGCGAGGAGGGGAGAGATCTGCCACTACTAAACCACGCAG gACATCAATCTTGGAGCGTTGCATCCTTAAAGTGTCCACCAGCAGCATCGCTGTGGGAACCGAAGATCTGGACAAAAG CAGGTCTTCGCTGCCTCGCTGCTTCCCTCGCATACCAGACCCGAACAGCGCCGAGACCAACGCCGCGGTTCTCAAGCGCAGACAGAAGCAGATCCTGTACGGAAAGACCACGAGTGGCTACCAGAACTACCTGGAACAAGTCCCAAA ACACCTGAGAGACCCGAAGCTCCACCCATCCACCCCCAACAAGTACAGGAAGTACAGCAGGCGCTCCTGGGACATGCAAGTCCGCCTGTGGCGACGAGCGCTGCACCAGTGGGACCCGCCCAGCGACGCCCCGTCGGATGCCTGCGACCTCACTCCTGACCCCGTGGAGCAACT tgagaACCAGCTGGCAAAGATGACCTCTGACTTGTGTGACGATGGAGAGAAGCAGAGAGAGAATGAGAGCCCGGCGGCCCCGAAGGCCTCCTCTGTGTCCCCCCTGTCGGCTGACATGTCGCCGGAGCTACCGGACGCCTGGAACGTTCCGCTGTCACCG GATCCCGAGAGGAGACGCAGACCCCTTCGCTCTCCCCCTGGCCTCAGCTGCTCCTTCAGGATTCAGCTGACTGACAACAACATGGCTGACTGGCTCCACCTCCAGCTGGAAGATGAGCATACAGGGG ATTTCAGCGCCGGCGATCAACAGGTCCCGATGTTTTCGGACCAGTACCTATGGAATCCCTACTGA
- the LOC133491738 gene encoding early growth response protein 1-like, protein MAATKAELLLSALQISEPLAGFPSVLSPLDGYPKLEELQLLLQNAAEGGGLLSGETGDYGDLLSELADLQGLPPLTPRVPPLAYSGRFTFEPSPVPNGGGGGGLWAEPLLSLFSGLVSVAAPSAPASSSSVTSTPSQSSFGCVSADVGSIFTVAPTFAAAASANDALDSQPTPFPSHEPPPAYPSSRPTVLPDYILPQSQDAELHLNREGKSVMSQGGNPPQPPLTPLSTIKAFSSSHVPNQSLATLACQVTKPCRRKLHGKASPHERPYICPADGCDRRFSRSDELARHVRVHTGQKPFQCRICMRSFSRSDHLTTHIRTHTGEKPFACAECGRKFARSDERKRHTKIHQRHRDRNPIPAQPTSAAPPASSSSYSSPAHTSSSPTPSVFSPSSFPRYPNLYSSSSSPSPPRSERPPSIASLHNIC, encoded by the exons ATGGCCGCGACCAAAGCGGAGCTCCTGCTCTCGGCCTTGCAGATCTCCGAGCCCCTGGCCGGATTTCCGTCGGTGCTGTCCCCGTTGGACGGCTACCCGAAGCTGGAGGAACTGCAACTGCTTCTGCAGAACGCCGCCGAGGGTGGAGGTCTGCTCAGCGGGGAAACCGGGGACTACGGAG ACCTCCTGTCGGAATTAGCCGACCTGCAGGGCCTCCCCCCGCTCACCCCCCGCGTCCCCCCTCTGGCCTACAGTGGCCGCTTCACCTTCGAGCCGTCTCCCGTGCCCaacggtggcggcggcggcgggctgtGGGCGGAGCCTCTCCTCAGCCTCTTTAGCGGTTTGGTCAGCGTCGCGGCTCCCTCCGCCCCCGCCTCTTCGTCGTCGGTGACGTCCACGCCGAGCCAGTCGAGCTTCGGCTGCGTCTCAGCTGATGTCGGCTCCATCTTCACTGTGGCACCGACGTTCGCTGCCGCCGCCTCCGCCAATGATGCTCTCGACTCCCAGCCGACACCCTTCCCGTCACACGAGCCGCCCCCAGCCTACCCTTCCTCTCGGCCCACAGTGCTCCCGGACTACATCCTGCCTCAGTCGCAGGACGCCGAGCTGCACTTGAACCGGGAGGGGAAATCCGTGATGTCACAAGGTGGGAATCCCCCACAACCACCGCTCACGCCACTGTCCACTATAAAAgccttctcctcctcccacGTACCCAACCAGTCCCTCGCCACGCTCGCCTGCCAGGTCACCAAACCATGCAGGAGGAAACTCCACGGCAAAGCATCCCCACACGAGCGTCCCTACATATGCCCGGCCGACGGCTGCGACCGACGCTTCTCCCGCTCGGACGAGTTGGCCCGGCACGTGCGCGTGCATACGGGCCAGAAGCCCTTCCAGTGTCGCATTTGCATGCGCAGCTTCAGCCGCAGCGACCACCTGACCACCCACATCCGCACTCACACGGGCGAGAAACCCTTCGCCTGCGCTGAGTGCGGGCGAAAGTTCGCCCGCAGCGACGAGCGCAAGCGGCACACCAAGATCCACCAGAGGCACCGGGACCGGAATCCCATCCCCGCTCAACCCACGTCCGCAGCGCCtcctgcctcctcctcttcctacTCCTCGCCCGCTCACACCTCCTCCTCACCCACACCTTCTGTCTTTAGCCCGTCCTCTTTTCCGAGGTACCCCAACCTCTATTCCTCTTCCAGCTCCCCCTCGCCCCCTCGGTCGGAGCGCCCGCCCAGTATCGCTTCACTTCATAACATCTGCTAA
- the hspb9l gene encoding heat shock protein beta-11 yields the protein MLCPSVFQPSAALRPFVDAHWPIRSLWPETRPLFYHIEQEMLRHVQEMRQNMEYMERLHQKIFEEIDHTPATATFRPIAFRELRPDGGSFALSLDTQEFSPEELSVKQVGRKLRVSGKTEKKQDDGKGSYSYRCQEFRQELDLPDGVDPETVTCSLVGGRLQIQAPREKVAVDGKERVVPINVASAPAIAPASATSSEVDCPSSAEN from the coding sequence ATGTTGTGCCCCAGCGTCTTCCAGCCATCCGCCGCCCTGAGGCCCTTCGTGGACGCCCACTGGCCCATCCGCAGCCTGTGGCCCGAGACCAGGCCTCTCTTCTACCACATTGAGCAAGAGATGCTGCGCCACGTGCAGGAGATGAGGCAGAACATGGAGTACATGGAGAGGCTGCACCAGAAGATCTTTGAGGAGATCGACCACACGCCGGCGACGGCCACCTTCAGGCCCATCGCGTTCCGAGAGCTGAGACCCGACGGGGGCAGCTTCGCGCTCAGCCTGGACACCCAGGAGTTCTCCCCGGAGGAGCTGTCCGTGAAGCAGGTGGGCCGCAAACTGAGGGTGAGCGGAAAGacggagaagaagcaggacgaCGGGAAAGGCTCCTACTCGTACAGGTGTCAGGAGTTCAGGCAGGAGTTGGACCTGCCGGACGGCGTGGACCCCGAGACGGTCACCTGCTCGCTGGTCGGGGGGCGGCTGCAGATCCAGGCGCCGCGGGAGAAAGTGGCCGTTGACGGGAAGGAGCGAGTGGTGCCCATAAACGTGGCCTCGGCGCCGGCCATCGCGCCGGCCTCGGCGACGTCCTCCGAGGTCGACTGCCCCTCATCTGCGGAGAACTGA
- the fam53c gene encoding protein FAM53C, translated as MPESSYWQLCPPSKSSLQGGLLSSSFPPGPVPLVPPDAQLQEGGDPLDRPPSQPQQHRPLAPSTSASELSLPGAAAPPGPAPPPPPPPPPKRHCRSLSVPEDLSRCRYTWRPSASRVWTPVSRQQRHGGAGAAGVAGVAAGGGACPLRAPSSSLNSSLHSSSSPTFFSLALSPDSPLPWNFPWDPSEAAAGGGACCCFFPSPSSCSSSPSPLHPPPPPQRRFSLSPVLIRDSAAAAFLPPPPVPSQAAAPPPGCCAAGGAGAPVPASPSSACSTPSSLRRSLPPQLPRCHSQPCDLLLLKPGLKRRRDPDRPCARPVLDFTKMTQTRSIDPQYLERGGRLACGGDLFIGMETFMGDFRGSCSPAECLGRSSIGPLSESDEECREDDDGEEDEDAEDREAAQQQAVFERDCTELDLNLIEEN; from the exons ATGCCTG AGAGCAGCTACTGGCAGCTCTGCCCTCCCTCGAAGTCCAGCCTGCAGGGGGGGTTGCTGAGCTCTAGTTTCCCTCCCGGCCCCGTTCCCCTCGTGCCGCCCGATGCCCAACTTCAGGAGGGGGGCGACCCCCTGGACAGGCCCCCCTCTCAGCCGCAGCAGCACCGGCCCCTGGCGCCCAGCACCTCGGCGTCCGAGCTGTCCCTCCCCGGGGCCGCGGCGCCTCCCGGCCCCGCCccgcctccccctcctcccccgccGCCCAAACGGCACTGTCGCTCTCTGTCGGTCCCGGAGGATTTGTCGCGCTGCCGCTACACGTGGCGGCCGAGCGCCTCGCGGGTTTGGACTCCCGTCAGTCGCCAGCAGCGCCACGGGGGAGCTGGCGCTGCTGGGGTCGCGGGCGTGGCGGCGGGGGGCGGCGCCTGTCCGCTTCGCGCCCCGAGCTCCTCCCTGAACTCGTCCCTGCACTCCTCATCCAGCCCCACCTTCTTCAGTCTGGCACTTTCTCCCGACTCACCGCTGCCCTGGAACTTCCCCTGGGACCCCAGCGAGGCGGCAGCGGGGGGCGGCGCCTGTTGTTGTTTCTTCCCCTCGCCGTCCTCGTGCTCCTCTTCACCCTCCCCGCTCCACCCTCCGCCGCCTCCCCAGCGCCGTTTCTCCCTCTCTCCCGTCCTCATCAGAGACTCGGCGGCCGCAGCCTTCCTGCCCCCGCCTCCCGTTCCCAGCCAAGCGGCCGCCCCTCCGCCGGGCTGCTGCGCGGCCGGCGGCGCGGGGGCCCCGGTGCCCGCCTCGCCCTCCTCGGCGTGCAGCACGCCTTCGTCCCTGCGTCGCAGCCTGCCTCCGCAGCTACCGCGGTGCCACTCGCAGCCCTGTGACCTGCTGCTGCTCAAGCCGGGCTTGAAGAGGCGGCGCGACCCCGACCGCCCCTGCGCCCGCCCCGTCCTCGACTTCACCAAGATGACTCAG acccgcagcaTCGACCCGCAGTATTTGGAGCGTGGCGGCAGGCTGGCCTGCGGCGGCGACCTCTTCATCGGCATGGAGACGTTCATGGGCGACTTCCGGGGCTCCTGCTCGCCGGCCGAATGTCTGGGCAGGTCCAGCATCGGCCCGCTGAGCGAGAGCGACGAGGAGTGCCGcgaggacgacgacggcgaggaggacgaggacgccGAGGATCGCGAGGCGGCGCAGCAGCAGGCCGTCTTCGAGAGGGATTGTACAGAACTGGACTTGAATTTAATCGAAGAAAACTGA
- the slbp2 gene encoding stem-loop binding protein 2 isoform X3, protein MSRSGGESGAQSPLLSSSPRSCVCAKGWSTAMLNGLPDPFVAASAGCSTPEPWLLPGCSSVFEKLVSNVSPIPMSPTEIGLRGGERSATTKPRRTSILERCILKVSTSSIAVGTEDLDKSRSSLPRCFPRIPDPNSAETNAAVLKRRQKQILYGKTTSGYQNYLEQVPKHLRDPKLHPSTPNKYRKYSRRSWDMQVRLWRRALHQWDPPSDAPSDACDLTPDPVEQLENQLAKMTSDLCDDGEKQRENESPAAPKASSVSPLSADMSPELPDAWNVPLSPDPERRRRPLRSPPGLSCSFRIQLTDNNMADWLHLQLEDEHTGDFSAGDQQVPMFSDQYLWNPY, encoded by the exons ATGTCACGCAGCGGAGGGGAAAGTGGAGCCCAGAGCCCGCTGCTCTCCTCCAG CCCACGGTCATGCGTCTGTGCGAAGGGCTGGTCGACGGCCATGTTGAACGGCCTCCCCGATCCGTTCGTGGCCGCTTCCGCCGGGTGCTCCACCCCAGAGCCTTGGCTTCTACCTGGCTGCAGCTCTGTTTTCGAGAAACTGGTCAG TAACGTTTCTCCGATCCCGATGTCGCCGACGGAAATCGGCCTGCGAGGAGGGGAGAGATCTGCCACTACTAAACCACGCAG gACATCAATCTTGGAGCGTTGCATCCTTAAAGTGTCCACCAGCAGCATCGCTGTGGGAACCGAAGATCTGGACAAAAG CAGGTCTTCGCTGCCTCGCTGCTTCCCTCGCATACCAGACCCGAACAGCGCCGAGACCAACGCCGCGGTTCTCAAGCGCAGACAGAAGCAGATCCTGTACGGAAAGACCACGAGTGGCTACCAGAACTACCTGGAACAAGTCCCAAA ACACCTGAGAGACCCGAAGCTCCACCCATCCACCCCCAACAAGTACAGGAAGTACAGCAGGCGCTCCTGGGACATGCAAGTCCGCCTGTGGCGACGAGCGCTGCACCAGTGGGACCCGCCCAGCGACGCCCCGTCGGATGCCTGCGACCTCACTCCTGACCCCGTGGAGCAACT tgagaACCAGCTGGCAAAGATGACCTCTGACTTGTGTGACGATGGAGAGAAGCAGAGAGAGAATGAGAGCCCGGCGGCCCCGAAGGCCTCCTCTGTGTCCCCCCTGTCGGCTGACATGTCGCCGGAGCTACCGGACGCCTGGAACGTTCCGCTGTCACCG GATCCCGAGAGGAGACGCAGACCCCTTCGCTCTCCCCCTGGCCTCAGCTGCTCCTTCAGGATTCAGCTGACTGACAACAACATGGCTGACTGGCTCCACCTCCAGCTGGAAGATGAGCATACAGGGG ATTTCAGCGCCGGCGATCAACAGGTCCCGATGTTTTCGGACCAGTACCTATGGAATCCCTACTGA
- the zmat2 gene encoding zinc finger matrin-type protein 2 encodes MALYCQMSTRELAIPEIIANMASGSGSSKNEFRRKWDKDEYENLAQKRLAEEREKESRDGKIVPPVKRENLRHRDYKVDLESKLGKTIVITKTTPQAEMGGYYCNVCDCVVKDSINFLDHINGKKHQRNLGMSMRVERSSLDQVKKRFEVNKKKMEEKQKEYDFEERMKELREEEEKAKAYKKEKQKERKRRAEDDGDFEDDDEMAAVMGFSGFGSSKKSH; translated from the exons ATGGCGCTGTACTGTCAAATGTCAACACGTGAGCTTGCCATACCGGAAATTATCGCAAACATGGCGTCCGGCAGTGGG TCGAGTAAGAATGAGTTCCGTCGGAAGTGGGACAAAGACGAGTATGAGAACCTTGCGCAGAAGCGTCTCGCTGAGGAGCGGGAAAAGGAGAGCAGAGATG GGAAAATCGTGCCGCCGGTTAAGCGGGAGAATCTGCGGCACCGAGACTACAAAGTGGACCTGGAGTCCAAACTGGGGAAGACCATCGTCATCACCAAGACGACGCCCCAGGCTGAGATGGGCGG CTACTACTGCAACGTGTGCGACTGCGTGGTGAAAGACTCCATCAACTTCCTTGACCACATCAACGGCAAGAAAC ATCAGAGGAACCTCGGCATGTCCATGAGGGTCGAAAGGTCGTCCCTGGATCAAGTGAAGAAACGCTTTGAGGTGAacaagaagaaaatggaagagaagCAGAAAGAGTACGACTTTGAGGAGCGCATGAAGGAGCTGCGAGAAGAG GAGGAGAAGGCGAAGGCCTACAAGAAGGAGAAACAGAAAGAGAGGAAGCGTCGGGCGGAGGACGACGGCGACttcgaggacgacgacgagatGGCGGCTGTCATGGGGTTCTCGGGCTTCGGGTCATCTAAAAAGAGTCATTGA